From one Candidatus Zixiibacteriota bacterium genomic stretch:
- the hypD gene encoding hydrogenase formation protein HypD gives MKYLDEFRDPKIARKLLDEITAAITKPWVIMEVCGGQTHAIIRNGIDQLLPQEIELVHGPGCPVCVTPLEMIDKALDIASRPNVIFTSFGDMLRVPGSKKDLFVVKSEGGDVRMVYSPLDAVKIARKNPDKQVVFFAVGFETTAPLTAMAVWQAHQQNIDNFSMLVSHVLVPPAMEALLGSPDNRVQAFLAAGHVCTVMGWEEYVPIAQKHKVPIVVTGFEPVDILEGILMAVRQLEDGRAEVENQYARVVKREGNRPAIEVIRKVFQVTDRKWRGIGEFPRSGFALRSEFEKYDAEKRFALGDISVEEPPECISGLILQGLKKPYECGEFGRRCTPQTPLGATMVSSEGACAAYFAYHRQKDDSVEKN, from the coding sequence ATGAAGTATCTCGATGAGTTTCGAGATCCAAAGATAGCCCGCAAGTTGCTTGATGAGATAACGGCAGCTATAACCAAACCGTGGGTGATAATGGAAGTATGTGGCGGACAGACTCACGCCATAATCAGAAACGGCATTGATCAGCTTCTCCCTCAGGAGATTGAACTGGTACACGGTCCCGGATGTCCTGTCTGTGTGACACCGCTGGAGATGATAGACAAGGCGCTGGATATTGCCTCGCGTCCAAACGTAATCTTTACTTCGTTCGGCGATATGCTTCGTGTCCCCGGATCAAAGAAAGACCTCTTTGTGGTCAAGTCGGAGGGCGGCGATGTCCGCATGGTGTACTCGCCGCTCGATGCTGTTAAAATCGCCAGGAAAAACCCCGACAAGCAGGTGGTCTTTTTTGCCGTCGGTTTCGAAACGACCGCGCCCCTGACTGCCATGGCGGTGTGGCAGGCTCACCAGCAAAATATCGACAACTTCTCAATGCTCGTGTCTCATGTTTTGGTGCCACCGGCTATGGAGGCCCTTTTAGGCTCGCCGGACAACAGGGTTCAGGCTTTTCTGGCTGCGGGGCATGTTTGTACGGTGATGGGGTGGGAGGAATATGTTCCGATCGCTCAGAAGCACAAGGTTCCGATAGTGGTCACCGGTTTCGAACCGGTGGATATACTCGAAGGAATCCTGATGGCTGTCAGGCAGCTTGAAGATGGGCGGGCGGAAGTAGAAAATCAATACGCCAGAGTAGTCAAACGCGAGGGGAACCGCCCGGCAATCGAAGTCATCAGAAAAGTTTTTCAAGTTACGGATAGAAAGTGGCGGGGGATAGGTGAGTTCCCCAGAAGTGGATTCGCTTTAAGATCCGAGTTCGAGAAATATGATGCTGAGAAGCGGTTCGCGCTTGGGGATATTTCTGTAGAAGAGCCGCCCGAGTGTATCAGCGGACTGATTCTGCAGGGACTAAAGAAACCATACGAATGTGGTGAGTTCGGCAGGCGATGTACACCTCAAACCCCTCTGGGTGCCACGATGGTGTCCTCCGAGGGAGCCTGCGCGGCATACTTTGCTTATCATCGCCAGAAAGACGATAGTGTGGAGAAGAATTAG
- the hypE gene encoding hydrogenase expression/formation protein HypE, with protein sequence MGKTIKPEDLKCPLPITGHDTIQLSHGSGGRMSNELISKLFVWAFDNPALRKQDDQAVVEVNGLKLSFTTDSFVVDPIFFPGGDIGDLAVNGTVNDICMNGATPLYLSAGFIIEEGFPLKDLQAIVISMKRAASEAGVQIVTGDTKVVNKGKGDKIFINTAGIGLIEHGYDISSSNLKAGDAIILSGTIADHGIAVMSKRENLSFETPITSDTASLNRLVAEIVRVGGVHAMRDPTRGGVAATLNEFAMASHVGIRIHEDRIPVKPAVAGACEILGLDPLYVANEGKLVAVVSPDKAEAVLAAMKKHSLGVDAVIIGEVVSGQSGMVSMTTRIGGQRIVDMPVGEQLPRIC encoded by the coding sequence ATGGGTAAGACGATTAAGCCTGAAGATCTCAAGTGTCCGCTGCCGATAACAGGGCACGACACGATACAACTCAGCCATGGAAGCGGCGGAAGGATGAGCAACGAGTTGATAAGCAAGTTGTTCGTGTGGGCGTTCGACAATCCGGCGCTCCGCAAGCAGGATGATCAGGCGGTGGTCGAGGTCAACGGTCTCAAGCTGTCATTCACGACCGATTCGTTTGTGGTTGATCCCATATTCTTTCCCGGAGGTGACATCGGCGACCTGGCGGTGAATGGGACTGTCAATGATATCTGTATGAACGGGGCGACGCCTCTTTATCTGAGCGCCGGGTTTATAATAGAAGAGGGTTTTCCTTTGAAGGACCTTCAGGCCATAGTGATTTCCATGAAAAGGGCAGCGTCTGAGGCCGGAGTGCAGATAGTCACGGGTGACACGAAAGTCGTCAACAAGGGGAAAGGGGATAAGATTTTTATCAATACCGCCGGCATCGGTCTGATTGAACATGGTTATGATATTTCGTCGAGCAACCTCAAAGCAGGCGATGCGATAATACTCAGCGGGACCATTGCCGATCACGGCATTGCTGTTATGTCGAAGCGCGAGAATCTCTCGTTTGAGACGCCCATCACTAGCGACACAGCGTCATTGAATCGACTGGTGGCTGAGATTGTCAGGGTGGGTGGGGTCCACGCCATGCGCGACCCGACTCGTGGAGGTGTGGCAGCAACGCTGAACGAGTTTGCGATGGCCTCTCATGTCGGTATCCGCATACACGAGGACAGGATTCCGGTCAAGCCTGCGGTGGCTGGTGCTTGTGAGATTCTTGGGTTGGATCCGCTCTATGTTGCCAACGAGGGAAAGCTCGTTGCAGTTGTATCGCCGGATAAGGCAGAGGCGGTTTTGGCGGCCATGAAAAAGCATTCCCTGGGAGTGGATGCTGTAATCATTGGCGAAGTTGTCTCAGGGCAGTCCGGAATGGTGTCTATGACAACTCGCATCGGCGGGCAACGAATTGTCGATATGCCCGTCGGTGAGCAGCTTCCGAGGATATGTTAG